One window of Watersipora subatra chromosome 3, tzWatSuba1.1, whole genome shotgun sequence genomic DNA carries:
- the LOC137390690 gene encoding GTPase-activating protein rrc-1-like — translation MGEKPSGDVPVIVQICNKAIEERGIVHGIYRVSAGASKVHNLRSKLSSTTKVVDLKDEEPYTIAAVLKEYFRNLPGSLLGQTEMLNEVGVQGIEELKQYIERLSPSYYRTAQWMFRHLSRLSEMCEVTSMTASNLAIVWAPNLFRSESTAPPHELVKSMEKQRIVVEKIITNYNEIFSPTSALLLSTIFNPPHTASSKDAGYSKHT, via the exons ATGGGAGAAAAGCCATCAGGTGATG TGCCTGTGATTGTTCAGATATGCAATAAGGCTATTGAGGAGCGAGGAATAGTGCATGGAATATACAGAGTATCTGCAGGAGCGTCTAAGGTTCACAATCTAAG GTCTAAACTCTCATCAACAACTAAGGTAGTAGACCTGAAGGATGAGGAACCGTATACAATTGCTGCTGTACTCAAAGAATATTTCAGGAACCTTCCGGGCTCTTTACTCGGTCAGACAGAAATGTTGAAT GAGGTGGGAGTGCAAGGTATAGAGGAGCTCAAGCAGTACATAGAGAGACTGTCTCCATCCTATTACAG AACAGCCCAGTGGATGTTTAGACACCTCTCTAGGTTATCGGAGATGTGTGAAGTTACTAGCATGACAGCATCCAATCTTGCTATAGTCTGGGCTCCAAACCTTTTTAG GTCAGAAAGTACTGCTCCTCCACACGAGCTCGTGAAATCTATGGAGAAACAGAGGATTGTTGTGGAGAAgataattactaactataatgAAATATTCTCTCCTACTTCTGCTCTCCTTCTCTCAACTATATTTAATCCACCACATACAGCCTCTTCAAAAGATGCAGGATATTCTAAACACACATAA